The following are from one region of the Corynebacterium hindlerae genome:
- a CDS encoding ABC transporter ATP-binding protein — protein MADFQHPASLSECGRYLGSLPSRPRRSWWLLATVVFAVTLTAMMGTSVAIGKLVDAITGRSLPLIGTGTNAYVWLMALIALGLTLEAAGRALAQWVMLSRARRLSVDLRISAMSATLRAPIPTIMELGTGNVISRLTKDIDTAIRMVNAIGSRVVITALMFPFTFVSLAFVHWSYCIAFVGVGLLLYPVAVRNIALLPAASNKVADADATRNNQLLDTIRGLPTLRALGLEEWAHNRLQRSSWNAVNTTAAREPLFNRLTMHGTAAYALLVLSGLLLSTLLVHREALTIGEATTAMLLISRMEVHLFNVMYFSGEIQNALTCLGRAVALAQLRTTSEASDPAPIDACPDVEIRDLEFCYPGGAPVLSDITITFRGGTTTALVGASGAGKSTLAGLIAGLQRPTTGQILVGGVDTASVPDNWTARHVALISQEVHLFAGTLADDLRLAAPSASDSQLLEALEKVGLIPGTTHWHRWLPAGLDTKVGAGAEELSPEVQQQISLARMILLDPPVLIMDEATAEAGSDNARALEQAATKVARGRTSLVVAHRLDQARVADRIIVMEQGRIIEDGTHDSLLALGGKYAQLYEKWES, from the coding sequence ATGGCAGATTTCCAGCATCCGGCGTCGTTAAGCGAGTGCGGCCGTTATCTCGGCAGCCTCCCGTCCCGCCCGAGGCGCTCCTGGTGGCTGCTGGCCACAGTCGTGTTCGCCGTGACGCTCACCGCCATGATGGGCACCTCCGTGGCGATCGGCAAGCTTGTCGACGCCATCACCGGCCGCTCCTTACCCCTCATCGGGACCGGGACGAACGCATACGTGTGGCTCATGGCGCTCATTGCGCTCGGGCTGACGCTGGAAGCTGCTGGCCGCGCGCTCGCCCAGTGGGTAATGCTCTCTCGCGCCCGACGACTCAGCGTTGACCTGCGCATTTCTGCTATGTCAGCGACGCTGCGGGCACCCATTCCTACCATCATGGAGCTGGGTACCGGCAACGTGATTTCACGGCTGACCAAGGACATTGATACCGCAATCCGCATGGTCAACGCCATTGGCTCGCGGGTGGTCATCACCGCGCTGATGTTCCCCTTCACTTTCGTTTCCCTCGCGTTCGTACATTGGAGCTACTGCATCGCGTTTGTTGGTGTGGGCCTGCTGCTGTATCCCGTCGCGGTACGTAACATCGCGCTGCTTCCAGCTGCCTCAAACAAGGTCGCCGACGCCGACGCAACGCGCAACAACCAGCTGCTGGACACCATCCGTGGCCTGCCGACGCTGCGGGCCCTGGGGCTAGAGGAGTGGGCGCACAACCGCTTGCAGCGTTCCTCGTGGAATGCGGTGAATACCACGGCCGCCCGCGAACCCCTGTTCAATAGGCTGACGATGCACGGAACAGCTGCCTACGCGCTGCTCGTGCTCAGCGGCCTCCTGCTGTCCACGCTCCTGGTCCACCGCGAAGCCTTGACCATCGGGGAGGCAACCACCGCGATGCTGTTGATCTCCCGCATGGAAGTGCACCTGTTCAACGTGATGTATTTCTCCGGCGAGATCCAAAACGCCTTGACCTGCCTGGGGCGCGCGGTAGCCCTGGCTCAGCTGCGCACCACCTCTGAAGCCAGTGACCCCGCACCGATCGACGCCTGCCCTGATGTCGAGATCCGAGACCTCGAATTTTGCTATCCCGGTGGCGCGCCCGTTCTGTCCGACATCACCATCACGTTCCGCGGCGGCACCACCACCGCACTCGTCGGTGCTTCCGGTGCCGGGAAATCCACGCTTGCGGGGCTGATCGCCGGATTGCAACGGCCAACAACCGGCCAGATCCTGGTCGGCGGCGTCGATACGGCCAGCGTCCCCGACAACTGGACCGCCCGCCACGTGGCCCTCATCAGCCAGGAAGTGCACCTGTTCGCCGGCACGCTTGCCGACGACCTCCGCCTCGCCGCCCCAAGTGCCTCCGATTCCCAACTGCTCGAGGCCTTGGAAAAAGTGGGTCTGATTCCAGGAACCACACATTGGCACCGCTGGCTCCCGGCAGGGCTCGATACCAAGGTCGGTGCCGGAGCTGAAGAACTCTCTCCCGAGGTACAGCAGCAGATTTCGCTGGCGCGCATGATCTTGCTCGACCCACCAGTGCTCATTATGGATGAGGCCACCGCCGAAGCCGGCAGTGACAACGCCCGAGCTTTGGAACAGGCAGCCACGAAGGTGGCGCGCGGTCGCACCTCACTCGTGGTGGCGCACCGGCTGGATCAAGCCCGAGTTGCGGATCGGATCATTGTGATGGAGCAGGGCCGGATCATCGAGGACGGCACCCACGACAGCTTGCTCGCGCTGGGTGGAAAATACGCACAGCTGTATGAGAAGTGGGAATCTTAG
- a CDS encoding NHL repeat-containing protein — MKKSQRSSLIAAVAVVSTLLTSCTPPGVEDPQKQAQEQAANNQTVSGALGGATPAQSPASEHPAGEVLRLEAPFDKATDIELSGDIFLVRAAEKIAIGTIDQLRTNSYKEMDIIKACGDVSVTGDTFVLPCPKPVDGAGGGTIYLIDAKNPSFKDTRRADMEFTSAALTTTGEVIGGSSNQPDVVVFSGSGSKKISTSRKADEMVSSAVSGTRDGVVFIEREKTVIQGVDFSNNRPGGALRMGVGVGSIAAGEEGLFLASDTLGHQLGVYTDDDILMLHQTVSTDPSPWAVAWDAKRKLAWVSSNATNKIQAFKISSGVPELQGAVDSVANVRSMTIDTDGNIYALSDSGAGLQYIPATDVDKQL, encoded by the coding sequence GTGAAGAAATCCCAGCGTAGCTCCCTCATCGCCGCCGTCGCGGTGGTTTCCACCTTGTTGACCTCGTGCACCCCACCAGGCGTGGAAGATCCACAGAAACAAGCCCAGGAGCAAGCCGCCAATAATCAAACGGTGTCCGGCGCCCTGGGAGGTGCTACCCCGGCGCAGTCGCCCGCATCGGAGCACCCCGCAGGTGAAGTGCTGCGTCTGGAGGCCCCCTTTGATAAAGCCACCGACATCGAACTATCCGGTGACATCTTCCTCGTGCGTGCCGCGGAGAAAATCGCTATCGGCACGATCGACCAGCTGCGGACCAACTCTTACAAGGAGATGGACATCATCAAGGCCTGCGGCGACGTTTCCGTTACCGGGGATACCTTCGTGCTGCCGTGCCCGAAGCCCGTGGACGGCGCGGGCGGTGGAACCATCTACCTCATCGATGCGAAGAACCCATCTTTTAAAGACACCCGCCGGGCGGACATGGAGTTCACCTCCGCAGCGCTGACCACCACCGGTGAGGTGATCGGCGGTAGTTCGAACCAACCGGATGTTGTGGTGTTTAGTGGATCGGGCTCCAAGAAAATCTCGACCTCCCGCAAGGCGGACGAGATGGTCTCCAGCGCAGTGTCTGGCACCCGTGACGGTGTGGTGTTCATCGAACGGGAAAAGACCGTTATCCAGGGCGTGGACTTTAGCAATAATCGTCCGGGTGGTGCGCTGCGCATGGGAGTGGGTGTCGGCTCCATCGCCGCAGGCGAAGAAGGCCTGTTCCTAGCCTCGGATACCTTGGGCCACCAATTGGGCGTCTACACCGACGACGACATCTTGATGCTGCACCAGACCGTCAGCACCGACCCCTCGCCGTGGGCCGTGGCGTGGGACGCCAAGCGCAAGCTCGCCTGGGTATCTTCGAATGCGACCAACAAGATTCAAGCCTTTAAGATCTCCTCTGGCGTCCCTGAACTCCAGGGCGCTGTGGACTCCGTGGCCAATGTTCGTAGCATGACCATTGACACGGACGGCAACATCTACGCACTTTCCGATTCCGGCGCTGGGCTGCAGTACATCCCGGCCACCGACGTGGACAAGCAACTCTAA
- the metE gene encoding 5-methyltetrahydropteroyltriglutamate--homocysteine S-methyltransferase, whose product MTFHATIAGVPRIGPNRELKKALEGYWNKKISGDELAEVATQLTDTYTADLLAAGIEAVPFAGKSFYDAILDTTALLGVLPHRVSTIADYEGDALPSFIDRYFATARGSVDFPASALTKWFDTNYHYIVPELSADTVFSLDDDAFLADLRHQIDKFGVAVRPVIIGPLTYLNLARTTDGSDPLDHLEELFAIYRELLKRIGGSGVEWVQIDEPALVTDLPAAVLSRVRAGYETLGGSLPAVKILVQTYFEDGDQAVETLSGTGVTAIGVDLVAGSAELPHWTGEELLVAGVVDGRNVWRTNLDEALDTLKQLAARGPVAVSTSASLLHVPYSLDKEDLGQIQDWLAFGKEKVAEVAALAAALQGEDVSEFFAAARTALQDRAQSELTHDAQVRERIAAVTDADRQRASREERRQTQLATLDLPPLPTTTIGSFPQTQEIRRARAQWRVAELTDAEYQQAMVDEISTVIEAQSKLGLDVLVHGEPERNDMVQYFSEQLQGYIATSHGWVQSYGSRCVRPPIISGDVRRTEPMTVQWYNVAQSLTDKPVKGMLTGPVTMLAWSFVRDDQPLGDTADQVALALRDEIADLIAAGAVIIQVDEPAIRELLPLRKEKQAAYLKWAVGSFRLATGDAPSNIQIHTHMCYSEFNELIDTVSDLDADVTSIEAARNGMQVLKALKESGFDMGIGPGVWDIHSPRVPRQEEVDQLLEAALDSIDPQLLWVNPDCGLKTRGWEETTASLEVLVKAAHKARV is encoded by the coding sequence ATGACCTTCCACGCGACCATTGCTGGTGTGCCACGAATTGGCCCTAATCGTGAATTGAAAAAAGCCCTTGAAGGCTACTGGAACAAGAAAATCTCTGGCGATGAACTAGCCGAGGTGGCGACGCAACTCACAGACACCTACACGGCTGACTTACTTGCTGCGGGAATCGAGGCGGTTCCTTTTGCAGGTAAATCGTTCTATGACGCGATACTTGACACCACGGCGCTACTTGGAGTCCTCCCCCACCGCGTATCCACTATTGCGGATTACGAAGGAGACGCGCTGCCTAGTTTTATCGATCGTTACTTTGCCACAGCACGGGGATCGGTAGATTTTCCGGCGTCGGCATTAACTAAGTGGTTCGATACTAACTACCACTACATTGTGCCCGAGCTGTCTGCTGATACTGTCTTTTCGCTAGACGATGATGCGTTTTTGGCCGATCTCCGGCATCAAATCGACAAGTTCGGCGTTGCAGTCCGACCTGTGATTATCGGTCCTTTAACCTATCTCAATCTTGCCCGTACCACCGATGGATCTGATCCGCTTGATCATCTGGAGGAGCTGTTCGCTATCTACCGTGAGCTCCTCAAGCGTATTGGCGGTAGTGGTGTCGAATGGGTGCAGATTGATGAGCCAGCTTTGGTCACTGATCTTCCGGCAGCGGTGCTTAGCCGGGTGCGAGCAGGCTATGAAACTCTCGGGGGTAGCCTGCCCGCAGTGAAGATCCTGGTTCAAACCTATTTTGAAGACGGTGATCAGGCTGTGGAGACACTCAGCGGAACCGGGGTCACCGCAATCGGTGTTGATCTTGTTGCCGGCTCGGCGGAGCTGCCGCATTGGACTGGTGAGGAACTCCTGGTTGCCGGTGTGGTGGACGGCCGCAATGTGTGGCGTACTAATCTTGATGAGGCACTTGACACTCTGAAACAACTGGCTGCACGAGGCCCAGTCGCGGTGTCCACCAGCGCCTCCCTCCTCCATGTCCCTTATAGCCTTGATAAAGAGGATCTTGGGCAGATCCAAGATTGGCTAGCCTTTGGTAAAGAAAAGGTGGCCGAAGTGGCTGCACTTGCAGCAGCGTTGCAGGGCGAAGATGTCTCGGAGTTTTTTGCAGCGGCGCGAACGGCATTGCAGGATCGCGCGCAGTCGGAGTTGACGCATGATGCTCAGGTTCGGGAACGAATTGCAGCAGTAACGGATGCTGATCGGCAACGAGCATCGCGGGAGGAGCGTCGGCAAACGCAGCTCGCAACTCTCGACTTGCCACCGCTTCCGACGACGACTATCGGCTCTTTCCCACAAACGCAGGAGATTAGGCGTGCCCGGGCGCAGTGGCGTGTCGCAGAACTTACCGACGCCGAGTACCAGCAAGCCATGGTCGACGAAATTTCCACCGTGATTGAGGCTCAGAGCAAACTGGGGCTGGATGTCCTAGTTCATGGCGAGCCAGAGCGAAACGACATGGTGCAGTATTTTAGTGAGCAACTGCAGGGGTATATTGCGACTAGCCACGGCTGGGTGCAAAGCTACGGTTCCCGATGCGTACGTCCTCCGATCATCTCCGGCGATGTACGACGCACCGAACCAATGACTGTTCAGTGGTACAATGTGGCCCAAAGCCTCACAGACAAGCCAGTGAAAGGCATGCTCACCGGCCCGGTCACCATGCTGGCGTGGAGCTTTGTGCGGGACGACCAACCGCTTGGTGATACCGCTGATCAGGTAGCGCTTGCCCTACGCGATGAAATAGCTGATCTCATTGCAGCGGGTGCAGTAATCATCCAGGTCGATGAACCGGCTATTCGAGAATTACTGCCACTACGCAAAGAAAAGCAGGCTGCATACCTTAAGTGGGCCGTGGGAAGTTTCCGTCTGGCTACGGGTGATGCACCGAGCAATATTCAAATACACACCCACATGTGCTACTCCGAGTTCAATGAACTCATTGATACAGTTAGCGACCTCGACGCAGACGTTACCAGTATCGAAGCTGCCCGTAACGGTATGCAAGTGCTGAAAGCCCTCAAGGAATCCGGCTTTGACATGGGCATTGGTCCGGGTGTGTGGGATATCCACTCCCCTCGTGTGCCGCGCCAAGAGGAAGTGGATCAACTGCTAGAGGCAGCACTCGATTCCATTGATCCCCAACTGCTCTGGGTCAATCCTGACTGTGGCCTCAAAACCCGAGGCTGGGAGGAGACGACTGCCAGCCTAGAGGTGCTGGTAAAAGCTGCCCACAAGGCGCGCGTTTAG
- a CDS encoding undecaprenyl-diphosphate phosphatase — MSWSQTIVLSAVQGLTEFLPVSSSGHLRIISSLFWGVDAGASFTAVVQLGTEAAVLVYFARDIFTIAKGWLTGLFNKNKRDFDYRMGWMVIVGTLPVAILGYLGKDLIRDNLRNLWITATVLVLFSFVFITAEKFGKKTRSFDELTMKDALIMGCAQCLALIPGVSRSGGTVSAGLFTGLNREVATRFSFLLAIPAVLASGLFSLPDAFAPQAGQAASGAQLLVGTSIAFVLGYASIAWLLKFVSHHSFSWFAAYRIPAGLLVMGLLAAGVLQP; from the coding sequence ATGTCATGGTCCCAGACCATTGTGTTGTCCGCCGTCCAAGGCTTGACCGAGTTTTTGCCGGTCAGTTCCTCCGGCCACCTGCGCATCATCTCCTCGTTGTTCTGGGGTGTGGACGCTGGCGCTTCCTTCACCGCTGTGGTGCAGCTGGGGACTGAGGCTGCTGTGCTGGTGTACTTTGCGCGCGATATTTTCACGATCGCGAAGGGGTGGCTCACGGGCCTGTTCAATAAGAACAAGCGGGATTTTGATTACCGGATGGGGTGGATGGTGATCGTCGGTACGTTGCCGGTCGCGATCCTCGGCTACCTGGGCAAGGACCTGATCCGCGATAACCTGCGCAATTTGTGGATCACCGCGACGGTGCTGGTGCTGTTTTCGTTCGTGTTCATCACGGCGGAGAAGTTCGGTAAGAAGACACGCTCCTTTGATGAGCTCACGATGAAGGACGCCCTGATCATGGGCTGCGCGCAGTGCTTGGCGCTGATTCCAGGCGTGTCGCGCTCGGGTGGCACGGTGTCAGCGGGTCTGTTTACCGGCCTGAATCGTGAGGTAGCGACGCGGTTTTCCTTCCTCCTCGCTATCCCGGCAGTGCTGGCCTCTGGGTTGTTCTCGCTCCCTGACGCGTTTGCTCCGCAGGCTGGTCAGGCTGCCAGTGGGGCGCAGCTGCTGGTGGGAACCAGTATCGCCTTTGTGCTGGGTTATGCATCCATTGCGTGGCTGCTGAAGTTCGTCTCGCATCACTCGTTCTCGTGGTTCGCCGCGTACCGCATCCCTGCGGGTCTGTTGGTGATGGGT
- a CDS encoding quinone-dependent dihydroorotate dehydrogenase, whose translation MTAHPLRTAGYNFALKQMFRLRPERIHILMAQALGLLHKATPVNRALNKVLPVHDPILAQTVFGVEFPRPLGLAAGFDKNATCADAWAPLGFGYAELGTVTAQAQPGNPTPRLFRLPADKAILNRMGFNNRGAAFAAEQLRQRSSKDVIGINIGKTKVVPAEEAVADYCASASLLGDLADFLVVNVSSPNTPGLRDLQAVESLRPILTAVLESTTSPVLVKIAPDLSDEDVDAVADLAVELGLAGIVATNTTISRDGLTTPAAEVTAMGAGGISGAPVAARSLEVLQRLYARVGSQLVLISVGGITTPEEAWKRIASGATLLQGYTPFIYGGPDWIRDIHLGIAARLREHGFSNISEAVGCQKF comes from the coding sequence ATGACCGCTCACCCGCTGCGTACCGCCGGCTACAACTTCGCACTGAAACAGATGTTCCGCCTGCGCCCCGAACGCATTCACATCCTCATGGCGCAGGCACTCGGGCTGTTGCACAAAGCCACCCCGGTTAATCGCGCGCTGAACAAAGTGCTGCCAGTCCATGACCCGATCCTGGCGCAGACCGTGTTCGGGGTGGAGTTTCCTCGTCCACTGGGGTTGGCAGCTGGATTCGATAAGAATGCCACCTGCGCCGACGCCTGGGCGCCCCTGGGGTTCGGTTACGCCGAACTCGGGACCGTGACGGCACAGGCCCAGCCGGGCAACCCGACTCCTCGCCTGTTCCGCTTGCCTGCGGACAAGGCGATTTTGAACCGGATGGGTTTTAACAACCGTGGCGCCGCTTTTGCTGCAGAGCAGCTGCGGCAGCGGTCGTCGAAGGACGTCATCGGTATCAATATCGGCAAGACTAAGGTTGTGCCCGCTGAGGAAGCGGTGGCGGACTATTGCGCTTCCGCGTCCCTGCTGGGTGACCTTGCGGATTTCTTGGTGGTCAACGTCTCCTCCCCAAACACCCCGGGGCTAAGGGACCTGCAAGCGGTGGAATCTTTGCGACCGATCTTGACCGCGGTGCTGGAATCCACCACGTCTCCTGTGCTGGTGAAGATCGCGCCGGACCTGTCCGACGAGGACGTGGACGCCGTCGCTGACCTCGCGGTGGAGTTGGGGCTTGCTGGCATCGTGGCCACTAACACCACTATTTCCCGGGACGGATTAACGACGCCAGCTGCTGAGGTAACGGCAATGGGCGCCGGCGGTATCTCCGGAGCCCCAGTCGCAGCACGATCCCTGGAGGTGCTGCAACGGTTGTACGCGCGGGTGGGATCTCAGCTGGTGCTGATCTCGGTTGGTGGCATCACCACCCCGGAGGAGGCTTGGAAACGCATCGCCTCCGGTGCAACGCTGCTGCAGGGCTACACCCCGTTCATCTACGGTGGTCCGGATTGGATCCGCGACATCCACCTGGGAATCGCAGCGAGGCTGCGGGAACACGGGTTCAGTAATATCTCCGAGGCCGTGGGCTGTCAGAAGTTCTAG
- a CDS encoding ABC transporter transmembrane domain-containing protein, which yields MFTHPSKVPPRMRSWAWFVPEHPPEAAPILSGQQRGFQVALTALGSHRRAVIALAIAWFSSSMMSALISRIVGFAVDKVVPFADITLLVSSVTAIVLTMTIMFFVDATGDSLTTLSISRVAHDMRLELVQRLVRGHSTKTPGEILNTVDEDAQQVGDVKQILNFPLVMVGYLASTIIIVAQFSWQLASLMFLGGVGTAVASYFTGKAIAKISRSRRAAEAASISLATDYAQGSRVLKGLGAVERAEEKFTQKATDALSLMLDDARIFALTNFLRQLIPLLANIAVLGCAGWFAVRGSITPGEFFTVTLVAPPALTVMGFALGFLTDYWARAVASSGRVLELAETTAITAQHGDLITPTRTGLEVWLTDTPAARDAARSELATMAAIQVPHSANIFEGTLADNIDPTGSATKVKEALEAAACEDIIRRLGGFSPNGELPEAAIGEAGLNLSGGQRQRVALARVLALDPDVLVLDDPTTGLDAVTLDNVACATKQLREGKLTIVLTTSRGWVSVADRIVKKGER from the coding sequence ATGTTCACCCATCCGTCGAAAGTGCCGCCACGTATGCGGTCATGGGCGTGGTTTGTTCCGGAGCACCCACCGGAAGCTGCTCCCATTCTGTCTGGCCAACAGCGTGGTTTTCAGGTTGCGTTAACGGCTCTCGGGAGCCACCGCCGGGCCGTTATTGCCCTGGCCATCGCGTGGTTCTCGTCATCGATGATGTCCGCACTGATTTCTCGGATCGTGGGTTTCGCCGTGGACAAGGTGGTACCCTTTGCAGACATCACGCTGCTAGTTTCTTCCGTCACGGCAATCGTGCTCACGATGACGATCATGTTCTTCGTCGACGCAACAGGTGATTCGCTCACCACGCTTTCCATCAGCCGGGTGGCGCACGACATGCGGTTGGAGCTGGTGCAGCGACTCGTGAGGGGACACAGTACTAAAACTCCGGGCGAGATCCTTAACACCGTTGACGAGGATGCCCAACAGGTGGGGGATGTTAAGCAGATCCTCAACTTCCCGCTAGTGATGGTGGGCTATCTAGCGTCGACCATTATCATCGTCGCGCAGTTTTCATGGCAGCTCGCATCGCTGATGTTCCTCGGCGGTGTCGGCACTGCGGTTGCAAGCTACTTCACAGGTAAAGCGATCGCGAAGATTTCGCGGTCTCGTCGCGCCGCCGAGGCTGCGTCAATTTCGCTGGCGACGGATTACGCCCAGGGTTCCCGGGTGCTAAAGGGGTTGGGCGCGGTGGAACGAGCCGAGGAAAAATTCACCCAGAAAGCAACGGACGCGCTCAGCCTGATGCTCGACGACGCCCGGATCTTCGCGCTCACCAACTTCCTCCGCCAGCTCATCCCGTTGCTAGCGAACATCGCAGTGTTGGGATGCGCGGGCTGGTTCGCAGTGCGAGGAAGCATCACTCCCGGTGAGTTCTTCACGGTGACGCTGGTAGCACCCCCAGCGCTAACGGTAATGGGTTTTGCATTGGGGTTCCTCACCGACTACTGGGCACGCGCCGTCGCTAGCTCAGGCCGGGTGCTGGAGCTGGCCGAGACCACTGCCATCACCGCGCAGCATGGCGACCTCATCACTCCGACACGCACCGGTCTCGAAGTGTGGCTAACGGACACTCCAGCGGCCCGCGACGCGGCACGGAGCGAGCTCGCCACCATGGCCGCCATCCAAGTGCCACACAGCGCAAACATCTTCGAGGGCACGCTCGCGGACAACATTGATCCGACCGGCTCTGCCACCAAGGTCAAGGAAGCACTCGAGGCCGCGGCCTGCGAGGACATCATCCGACGCCTCGGTGGATTCAGCCCGAATGGTGAGCTGCCGGAAGCTGCGATTGGCGAGGCCGGACTGAACCTGTCTGGCGGCCAGCGCCAACGAGTAGCTCTCGCACGCGTCCTGGCGCTCGACCCCGACGTGCTCGTCCTCGATGACCCAACAACCGGCCTGGACGCCGTCACGTTGGACAACGTCGCCTGCGCCACGAAACAGCTGCGGGAAGGAAAACTCACCATTGTTTTGACCACGTCCCGCGGTTGGGTGAGCGTGGCCGATCGGATCGTGAAGAAAGGGGAGCGATAG
- a CDS encoding YbhB/YbcL family Raf kinase inhibitor-like protein translates to MTSYIDSRFPGPDPYAPLGDKPSFPLSSSDFVDGGTFKPEQLGGNDVSPQLQWSDLPEGTKSLAITCFDPDAPTASGFWHWAVFNIPATVTEVPSGAGDETLGGIEGVVTLKGDSGKRGYYGPQPPAGHAPHRYLFAVHALDVEKLDIPEDATPTVLGFNLYFHTLGRAITWGWHENH, encoded by the coding sequence ATGACTTCCTACATTGATTCTCGTTTTCCCGGCCCTGATCCTTACGCACCTCTAGGGGATAAACCCAGCTTCCCCTTGAGCTCCTCCGACTTCGTTGACGGGGGCACCTTCAAACCTGAGCAGCTCGGCGGCAACGATGTCTCGCCTCAGCTGCAGTGGTCTGATCTGCCTGAAGGCACCAAATCTCTCGCCATCACCTGCTTCGACCCAGACGCGCCGACTGCTTCTGGTTTCTGGCACTGGGCAGTATTCAACATCCCCGCCACCGTCACCGAGGTTCCCTCAGGTGCTGGCGATGAAACCCTGGGTGGAATCGAAGGCGTCGTCACCCTCAAGGGTGATTCCGGTAAGCGCGGCTACTACGGTCCCCAGCCACCAGCAGGCCACGCGCCGCACCGCTACCTGTTTGCTGTCCACGCCCTGGATGTGGAGAAGCTCGACATCCCTGAGGATGCTACCCCCACGGTGCTGGGCTTCAATCTGTACTTCCACACCCTCGGGCGCGCTATTACGTGGGGCTGGCACGAAAACCACTAA
- a CDS encoding aldo/keto reductase: protein MKQRQLGTSGLRISSIGLGTRTWDAGMDVDKARDVLRGFVSAGGTLVDAASLPLLAAALPAVPREELVLSLAAGVDPTAPVGMRVDCSRRSLLASLDRSLAVLGVDHVDIFSVEYWDGLTPPAEIVDTLESVVRSGRARYAGVRGYSGWQAAVTTSPQIVVAQAEYNLLDRSAEQELLPAAEFLGLGFIASSSLAHGILTGKYRDGAQPTDAAVFGRLDPHSSRVVEALGTAATGLGISPVTAALAWSQGRPGVSSTLVGVSDAAQLPDVLRAASVVLPAAIVEALDEVSAR, encoded by the coding sequence GTGAAACAACGGCAACTTGGGACAAGCGGTCTGCGGATCTCGTCCATTGGCTTGGGCACGCGGACGTGGGACGCGGGGATGGACGTCGATAAGGCGCGCGATGTGCTCCGCGGTTTTGTGTCCGCAGGGGGCACGCTTGTCGACGCTGCCTCCCTCCCGTTACTCGCCGCGGCGCTGCCGGCAGTCCCACGAGAAGAGCTCGTGTTGTCGCTTGCTGCCGGCGTGGACCCCACTGCTCCGGTAGGGATGCGAGTGGACTGTTCCCGCAGGTCATTGCTGGCTTCGTTGGATCGATCCCTCGCCGTGCTTGGGGTGGATCACGTCGATATTTTCAGCGTGGAGTACTGGGATGGCCTGACTCCCCCGGCTGAGATAGTGGACACTTTGGAGTCCGTGGTGCGCTCCGGACGGGCCCGCTACGCCGGGGTCCGCGGCTATTCGGGGTGGCAGGCGGCCGTCACCACGTCCCCACAGATCGTGGTCGCTCAGGCCGAATATAACCTCTTGGACCGCTCGGCGGAACAGGAATTGCTGCCCGCCGCGGAGTTTTTGGGGCTCGGATTCATAGCAAGTTCCTCCCTCGCGCACGGGATCCTGACAGGCAAATACCGCGACGGCGCCCAGCCGACGGACGCCGCGGTGTTTGGTCGGCTCGATCCGCACAGCAGTCGCGTGGTGGAAGCGTTGGGTACCGCCGCGACGGGGCTCGGCATCTCTCCGGTCACCGCGGCACTGGCCTGGTCGCAGGGGCGACCGGGGGTATCGTCCACCCTGGTAGGTGTGAGCGACGCTGCGCAGTTGCCAGATGTCCTGCGTGCAGCCTCGGTGGTCCTGCCGGCGGCGATCGTCGAGGCGCTAGATGAGGTTTCGGCTCGGTAA